The following coding sequences are from one Streptomyces dengpaensis window:
- a CDS encoding spermidine synthase, producing MTASYDTPVVIDRRDGPYGEVVLRRHGALLQIIANGCFLMDTSDGRSERLLVDAAYGALDGRAEPSVLIGGLGVGFSLAHAAADARWGRITVVEREPAVIDWHLDGPLSALSAEAIADPRTEVVEADLLDYVNEISATYDALCLDIDNGPGWTVTEDNDGLYSKAGLASCARALRPGGVLAVWSAQPSPEFEGSLRNAQFQRVRTEEIPVARGVPDVVHLAVRPG from the coding sequence ATGACTGCCTCGTACGACACCCCCGTAGTCATCGATCGCCGGGACGGCCCGTACGGCGAGGTCGTGCTGCGGCGCCATGGCGCGCTGTTGCAGATCATCGCCAATGGGTGCTTCCTGATGGACACGTCCGACGGCCGCTCGGAGCGGCTGCTCGTCGACGCCGCGTACGGCGCGCTGGACGGGCGGGCGGAGCCGAGTGTGCTGATCGGAGGCCTGGGCGTCGGGTTTTCGCTCGCACACGCCGCCGCCGATGCCCGGTGGGGGCGCATCACCGTCGTCGAACGCGAGCCGGCCGTCATCGACTGGCACCTCGACGGACCGCTGTCCGCGCTGTCCGCCGAGGCCATCGCCGATCCGCGTACCGAAGTCGTCGAGGCCGATCTGCTCGATTACGTCAATGAGATTTCCGCCACGTACGACGCGCTGTGCCTCGACATCGACAACGGGCCCGGCTGGACGGTCACCGAGGACAACGACGGGCTGTACTCGAAGGCCGGACTGGCAAGCTGCGCAAGGGCGTTGAGGCCTGGAGGGGTGCTCGCGGTGTGGTCGGCGCAGCCCTCTCCGGAATTTGAAGGAAGCTTGCGGAATGCCCAGTTCCAGCGGGTGCGTACCGAAGAGATCCCGGTTGCCCGGGGCGTTCCGGACGTCGTGCACCTCGCGGTCAGACCTGGATAG
- a CDS encoding lysozyme codes for MPVHRPGTARRLRLLAVGILLAAFSLLYTLPSSAADTPARGSAHMGMGVIAHDGRHGTPATGDTTQTEGVDVSSHQGNVAWSTLWNSGVKWAYVKATEGTYYTNPYFAQQYNGSYNVGMIRGAYHFATPDTTTGAAQANYFVDHGGGWSRDGKTLPGALDIEWNPYGAACYGKSQSTMITWISSFLNQYKARTGRDAVIYTATNWWTQCTGNYAGFGAGNPLWIARYASTVGTLPAGWSFYTMWQYTSSGPVVGDHNKFNGALDRVIALANG; via the coding sequence ATGCCCGTGCACAGACCCGGAACGGCCCGCCGCCTGCGGCTGCTCGCGGTAGGGATCCTGCTCGCGGCCTTCTCCTTGCTGTACACCCTCCCCTCCTCCGCGGCCGACACCCCCGCCCGGGGCTCCGCCCACATGGGCATGGGTGTCATCGCGCACGACGGCCGGCACGGCACACCCGCCACCGGTGACACGACCCAGACGGAGGGCGTGGACGTCTCCAGCCACCAGGGCAACGTCGCCTGGTCGACCCTGTGGAACAGCGGGGTCAAGTGGGCCTACGTCAAGGCGACCGAGGGGACGTACTACACGAACCCGTACTTCGCCCAGCAGTACAACGGCTCGTACAACGTCGGGATGATCCGCGGCGCCTACCACTTCGCCACCCCGGACACCACGACCGGCGCCGCCCAGGCCAACTACTTCGTCGACCACGGCGGCGGCTGGTCCCGGGACGGCAAGACGCTGCCGGGCGCGCTCGACATCGAGTGGAACCCGTACGGCGCCGCCTGCTACGGCAAGTCGCAGAGCACGATGATCACCTGGATCAGCAGCTTCCTCAACCAGTACAAGGCCCGCACCGGCCGCGACGCCGTGATCTACACGGCCACCAACTGGTGGACCCAGTGCACGGGCAACTACGCGGGCTTCGGGGCCGGCAACCCGCTGTGGATCGCGCGGTACGCCTCGACCGTGGGGACGCTGCCGGCGGGTTGGTCCTTCTACACGATGTGGCAGTACACGTCGTCGGGGCCGGTCGTCGGAGATCACAACAAGTTCAACGGCGCACTGGACCGCGTGATCGCGCTCGCCAACGGCTGA
- a CDS encoding HAMP domain-containing sensor histidine kinase yields the protein MGGSGKHVFGPSGSGERLGERGSASPWGGVRPFSIKTKLGALVVISVLITTGLMMIAMRTETELRFITVFSMIATLLITQFVAHSLTAPLDEMNAVARSISHGDYTRRVSDSRRDELGDLAETINLMADELEAQDRQRKELVANVSHELRTPIAGLRAVLENVVDGVSAADPETMRTALQQTERLGRLVETLLDLSRLDNGVIPLRMRRFEVWPYLSGVLKEANMVSSARAGIASGSGSHTRTDVHLHLDVSPPELTAHADPERIHQVVANLIDNAVKHSPPHGRVTVKARRGDYPESLALEVLDEGPGIPRTEWHRVFERFNRGGVPSPHGPGSDGGTGLGLAIARWAVDLHGGRIGVAESQRGCRIQVTLPGLPSLPS from the coding sequence ATGGGCGGGTCCGGGAAGCACGTGTTCGGGCCGAGCGGCTCGGGAGAGCGCCTCGGGGAACGCGGCAGCGCGAGTCCCTGGGGGGGCGTACGCCCCTTCTCCATCAAGACCAAGCTCGGCGCACTCGTCGTCATCTCGGTGCTCATCACCACCGGTCTGATGATGATCGCGATGCGCACCGAGACCGAGCTGCGCTTCATCACCGTCTTCTCGATGATCGCCACCCTGCTGATAACGCAGTTCGTGGCCCATTCACTGACCGCCCCGCTGGACGAGATGAACGCGGTGGCCCGGTCCATCTCGCACGGCGACTACACGCGCCGGGTGAGCGACAGCCGCCGTGACGAGCTGGGCGACCTGGCCGAGACGATCAACCTGATGGCCGACGAGCTGGAGGCCCAGGACCGCCAGCGCAAGGAACTCGTCGCGAACGTCTCGCACGAGCTGCGCACCCCCATCGCGGGCCTGCGCGCGGTCCTGGAGAACGTCGTGGACGGCGTCTCCGCCGCCGACCCCGAGACGATGCGTACGGCCCTGCAGCAGACGGAACGCCTCGGACGTCTCGTCGAGACGCTCCTTGACCTGTCCCGGCTGGACAACGGCGTCATACCGCTGCGCATGAGGCGTTTCGAGGTGTGGCCGTACCTCTCGGGCGTGCTCAAGGAGGCCAACATGGTCTCCTCCGCGCGCGCGGGCATCGCCTCGGGCTCCGGCAGCCACACGCGCACCGACGTCCATCTGCACCTCGACGTGTCCCCGCCCGAGCTGACCGCGCACGCGGACCCGGAGCGGATCCACCAGGTCGTCGCCAATCTGATCGACAACGCGGTCAAGCACAGCCCGCCGCACGGCCGGGTGACGGTGAAGGCGCGACGGGGCGACTACCCGGAGTCGCTGGCCCTGGAGGTCCTGGACGAGGGGCCCGGCATTCCCAGGACGGAGTGGCACCGGGTCTTCGAGCGGTTCAACCGGGGCGGGGTCCCCTCGCCGCACGGCCCGGGCAGCGACGGCGGTACGGGTCTGGGCCTGGCCATCGCGCGCTGGGCGGTCGATCTGCACGGCGGCCGGATCGGTGTGGCCGAATCCCAGCGGGGTTGCCGGATTCAGGTCACCCTTCCCGGGCTTCCATCTCTGCCAAGTTGA
- a CDS encoding MarR family winged helix-turn-helix transcriptional regulator, which produces MHEGGNGERQGAASGASGRGGDQSAAHGGGEREFLSLERELTVLLRRARASQGEMAREVHPDLESAAYGLLVRLDECGRQRATDLAGYIGVGKATMSRQLRALEELGLVAREPDPADGRAWLVHLTEEGRTRVSRVREARRARYVRRLADWDPHEVAELARLLHQLNDMEK; this is translated from the coding sequence GTGCACGAGGGCGGGAACGGCGAGCGGCAGGGTGCCGCGTCCGGGGCGTCGGGACGCGGTGGGGACCAGTCCGCCGCGCACGGCGGCGGGGAGCGGGAGTTCCTGTCCCTGGAGCGCGAGTTGACCGTGCTCCTGCGCCGAGCCCGCGCCAGCCAGGGTGAGATGGCCCGCGAGGTCCATCCGGACCTGGAGTCCGCCGCGTACGGACTCCTCGTACGCCTCGACGAATGCGGCCGCCAGCGTGCCACGGATCTCGCCGGCTACATCGGCGTCGGCAAGGCCACGATGTCCCGCCAGCTCCGCGCCCTGGAGGAACTCGGCCTGGTGGCCCGCGAACCGGACCCCGCCGACGGCCGCGCCTGGCTCGTCCACCTCACCGAGGAGGGCCGCACCCGCGTCAGCCGGGTACGCGAGGCCCGCCGCGCCCGGTACGTCCGCCGGCTCGCCGACTGGGACCCCCACGAGGTCGCGGAACTGGCGCGGCTGCTGCACCAGCTGAACGACATGGAGAAGTAG
- a CDS encoding nitrate- and nitrite sensing domain-containing protein has translation MQKTRPRRTGKQTASTGGATGATGDAVHSAGKGRPAHVRNRLIVAVAVVAAAIAGAGAPTVLAASEQLNDTQNLVTLAQRTQQALTLAHSLADERDDVTAYIAAGRPKTKAPSEQHSARVDRQVEELRADDDAPASLLKDFDAIASLRRAALTGKSSALDAHQAYSAVISELHALAEDLADRLPPRADSGAHALAELDSAVQQSAAARGLLLAALSIPRTTQTVIDPVTGLATTTSASSDADTKQRDALSAAAQQARLRSDAALADFREAAPKAARSSYTSTVTGPDVVTADKYLASLTDQPALSDAELDTSVKKLDAALSARIELMRGAEASLNEGRTKDLELLRDDDVTALEIRIALIGTLLLVAVGVSMAMARTLTRPLAVLRLGSARLAADPDAEEPVKFTGRNDEFAQVVRSVNALHAHAATLHERLATLHERIATLEGDRKHLIGQRQLMADERDKLRTELAEATAHLEQMRGNIHGTFVNLALRTLGLVERQLGVIEGLEEREHDPDRLATLFKLDHFATVMRRHSENLLVLAGTEHVQHHANPVPLIDVVRAAVSEIERYERVRIATLPPHAHLAGFAADDISHLVAELMENASSFSPPDRPIEVSGWLLESGEVMLSVQDEGIGMTDERMSQLNSRLSGFGADDAYDLESDEGLGLGLYVVARLAHRHGVRVQLREQKQGGVAAVVVLPKTLFAAAPAATVPAATGFVGGASSVSLPGADAEANSNVLRGRSALVAADPEGDEDPLIAAAEAAVRNADAEPAARNADAEPAARNADAEPVARNADAEPVAWSADAEPGVRNADAEPAAWSADAEPAVRDTDDGPEPGVRDTDDGPEPAVASSDAEPHEPEPGPETTMELLLPEPRLAESPAPEPALGPDPETAFPTQAAPGTGTPTPDPYAIGPDTHERVPDEESPRLTDKGLPKRTPKISAPAPAPKPRTGGVDAEALRRRLGGFHRGAMEGRRDVEAELTEQTAEMNAAQTLSTDAPQKPDTHDAPHTLNVPRTAETYAQDVEASGSTVEEASS, from the coding sequence GTGCAGAAGACGCGGCCGAGGCGCACAGGCAAGCAGACGGCCTCCACGGGAGGCGCCACCGGCGCCACCGGCGACGCCGTCCACTCCGCGGGCAAGGGTCGGCCCGCCCACGTACGTAACCGGCTGATCGTCGCCGTGGCGGTCGTCGCGGCCGCCATCGCCGGCGCCGGTGCCCCCACGGTGCTGGCCGCCTCGGAACAACTGAACGACACCCAGAACCTGGTGACGCTCGCCCAGCGGACCCAGCAGGCGCTGACGCTCGCGCACTCGCTGGCCGACGAGCGGGACGACGTCACCGCGTACATCGCCGCGGGACGACCCAAGACCAAGGCTCCCTCCGAGCAGCACAGCGCGCGCGTCGACCGGCAGGTCGAGGAGCTGCGGGCGGACGACGACGCGCCCGCGTCGCTGCTCAAGGACTTCGACGCCATCGCCTCCCTGCGCCGAGCGGCGCTCACCGGAAAGAGCAGCGCTCTCGACGCGCACCAGGCGTACTCGGCCGTCATCAGCGAACTCCACGCCCTCGCCGAGGACCTGGCCGACCGGCTGCCGCCCCGCGCGGATTCCGGCGCGCACGCCCTCGCCGAGCTGGACTCCGCGGTGCAGCAGTCCGCCGCCGCCCGCGGCCTGCTCCTCGCCGCCCTGAGTATCCCGCGTACGACCCAGACCGTCATCGACCCGGTCACCGGTCTCGCGACCACCACCAGCGCCTCGTCGGACGCCGACACCAAGCAGCGGGACGCCTTGAGCGCCGCCGCCCAGCAGGCCCGGCTCCGCTCGGACGCGGCCCTCGCCGACTTCCGCGAGGCGGCGCCCAAGGCGGCCCGTTCCTCGTACACCTCCACGGTCACCGGGCCCGACGTCGTCACCGCCGACAAGTACCTCGCGAGCCTGACCGACCAGCCGGCGCTCTCCGACGCCGAACTCGACACCAGCGTCAAGAAACTGGACGCCGCCCTGTCGGCCCGTATCGAGCTGATGCGCGGCGCCGAGGCCTCCCTCAACGAAGGCCGCACCAAGGACCTCGAACTTCTGCGGGACGACGACGTCACCGCGCTGGAGATCCGGATCGCCCTCATCGGCACGCTGCTGCTCGTCGCGGTCGGCGTCTCGATGGCCATGGCCCGCACCCTCACCCGCCCGCTGGCCGTGCTGCGCCTCGGCTCGGCCCGGCTCGCCGCCGACCCGGACGCCGAGGAGCCGGTCAAGTTCACCGGCCGCAACGACGAGTTCGCCCAGGTCGTCCGCTCCGTCAACGCGCTGCACGCGCACGCCGCGACGCTCCACGAGCGGCTCGCGACCCTCCACGAGCGGATCGCGACCCTCGAAGGCGACCGCAAGCACCTCATCGGCCAGCGCCAGCTGATGGCCGACGAGCGCGACAAGCTCCGTACGGAACTCGCCGAGGCCACCGCGCACCTGGAGCAGATGCGCGGCAACATCCACGGCACGTTCGTCAACCTCGCGCTGCGCACCCTCGGCCTCGTCGAGCGCCAGCTCGGTGTCATCGAGGGCCTGGAGGAGCGCGAGCACGACCCCGACCGCCTGGCCACGCTCTTCAAGCTCGACCACTTCGCGACCGTCATGCGGCGCCACAGCGAGAACCTGCTCGTCCTCGCGGGCACCGAGCACGTCCAGCACCACGCGAACCCCGTCCCGCTCATCGACGTCGTACGGGCCGCGGTAAGCGAGATCGAGCGGTACGAGCGGGTCCGCATCGCCACGCTGCCGCCGCACGCGCACCTCGCCGGGTTCGCCGCCGACGACATCAGTCACCTCGTGGCCGAACTCATGGAGAACGCCTCGTCGTTCTCGCCACCCGACCGGCCCATCGAGGTCTCCGGCTGGCTCCTGGAGAGCGGTGAGGTGATGCTCTCCGTGCAGGACGAGGGCATCGGCATGACCGACGAGCGGATGAGCCAGCTCAACTCCCGCCTCTCGGGCTTCGGCGCTGACGACGCGTACGACCTGGAGAGCGACGAGGGACTCGGGCTCGGCCTGTACGTGGTGGCCCGGCTCGCCCACCGGCACGGTGTGCGCGTGCAGCTGCGCGAGCAGAAGCAGGGCGGCGTCGCCGCCGTGGTCGTCCTTCCGAAGACCCTGTTCGCCGCGGCGCCCGCCGCCACCGTCCCCGCGGCCACCGGGTTCGTCGGCGGCGCTTCCTCGGTATCGCTGCCCGGCGCGGACGCCGAGGCCAACTCCAACGTGCTGCGGGGGCGTTCGGCCCTCGTGGCGGCGGACCCCGAGGGCGACGAGGACCCGCTGATCGCGGCGGCGGAGGCGGCGGTACGCAACGCGGACGCCGAGCCCGCGGCGCGCAACGCGGACGCCGAGCCCGCGGCGCGCAACGCGGACGCCGAGCCCGTGGCGCGCAACGCGGACGCCGAGCCCGTGGCGTGGAGCGCGGACGCCGAGCCTGGGGTACGCAACGCGGACGCCGAGCCCGCGGCGTGGAGCGCGGACGCCGAGCCCGCGGTGCGCGACACGGACGACGGGCCCGAGCCTGGGGTACGCGACACGGACGACGGGCCCGAGCCCGCGGTCGCCTCGTCGGATGCCGAGCCTCACGAGCCGGAGCCGGGCCCCGAGACCACGATGGAACTCCTGCTCCCGGAGCCCCGGTTGGCGGAATCGCCCGCCCCCGAACCGGCCCTCGGACCCGACCCGGAAACTGCTTTCCCCACCCAGGCCGCCCCCGGCACCGGCACCCCCACCCCCGACCCGTACGCCATCGGCCCCGACACCCACGAACGCGTCCCGGACGAGGAGTCCCCGCGGCTCACCGACAAGGGCCTGCCCAAGCGGACGCCGAAGATCTCCGCGCCCGCCCCGGCCCCGAAGCCGCGCACGGGCGGCGTGGACGCCGAGGCCCTGCGCCGCAGGCTCGGCGGCTTCCACCGGGGCGCGATGGAGGGCCGCCGCGACGTGGAGGCGGAGCTCACCGAACAGACGGCGGAGATGAACGCAGCACAGACGCTCAGCACGGACGCACCACAGAAGCCCGACACGCACGACGCACCACACACGCTCAACGTGCCGCGGACGGCGGAGACGTACGCGCAGGACGTAGAAGCATCGGGGAGCACAGTCGAGGAGGCAAGCAGTTGA
- the lon gene encoding endopeptidase La yields MAADSTMSTPLTLPVLPLDDEVVLPGMVVPLDLNDTDVRAAVEAAQAAARTTAGKPQVLLVPRVDGTYTGTGVLGTVEQVGRLADGDPGALIRGRGRVKVGAGTTGPGAALWVEGTRVDETVPDPLPGRVADLVKEYKALATSWLRKRAAWQVVDRVQQIDDVSALADNSGYSPFLSLEQKVQLLETADPVARLKLATEQLREHLAEQDVAESIAKDVQEGVDKQQREFLLRRQLEAVRKELRELNGESSDVDESDDYRARVEAADLPEKVREAALKEVEKLERSSDQSPEGSWIRTWLDTVLELPWNERTEDAYDIQGANAVLDAEHAGLEDVKERITEYLAVRKRRADRGLGVVGGRRGGAVLALVGPPGVGKTSLGESVAHAMGRKFVRVALGGVRDEAEIRGHRRTYVGALPGRIVRAIKEAGSLNPVVLLDEIDKVGSDFRGDPAAALLEVLDPAQNHTFRDHYLEVELDLSDVVFLATANVLEAIPEALLDRMELVRLDGYTEDEKVVIARDHLLPRQLERAGLEKDEVTLDESALRKLAGEYTREAGVRNLERAVARLLRKVAAQHELGERELPFTVTDTDLRALIGRPHHVPESAQDPAERRTAVPGVATGLAVTGAGGDVLYVEASLADPETGAAGLTLTGQLGDVMKESAQIALSFLRSHGAELELPVGDLKDRGVHIHFPAGAVPKDGPSAGVTMTTALASLLSGRPVRTDVAMTGEVSLTGRVLPIGGVKQKLLAAHRAGVTTVVIPKRNEPDLDDVPAEVLDKLDVHAVTDVRQVLELALTPATNGATQELPVAV; encoded by the coding sequence ATGGCTGCCGACTCCACGATGTCCACACCGCTGACCCTGCCCGTGCTGCCGCTCGACGACGAGGTCGTGCTGCCCGGCATGGTGGTTCCGCTGGACCTGAACGACACCGATGTGCGCGCCGCGGTGGAGGCCGCGCAGGCCGCCGCCCGTACGACGGCGGGCAAGCCGCAGGTGCTGCTGGTGCCCCGCGTCGACGGCACGTACACCGGTACGGGTGTGCTCGGCACCGTCGAGCAGGTCGGCCGGCTTGCCGACGGCGACCCGGGCGCGCTGATTCGCGGGCGTGGACGCGTGAAGGTCGGCGCGGGAACGACCGGTCCCGGCGCCGCACTGTGGGTGGAGGGCACCCGGGTCGACGAGACCGTGCCCGACCCGCTGCCCGGCCGGGTCGCCGACCTGGTCAAGGAGTACAAGGCCCTCGCCACCAGCTGGCTGCGCAAGCGCGCCGCCTGGCAGGTCGTGGACCGCGTACAGCAGATTGATGACGTTTCCGCCCTTGCCGACAATTCCGGTTACTCTCCGTTCCTGTCGCTGGAACAGAAGGTGCAGCTGCTGGAGACCGCCGACCCGGTCGCCCGCCTGAAGCTCGCCACCGAGCAGCTCCGCGAGCACCTCGCCGAGCAGGATGTCGCCGAGTCCATCGCCAAGGACGTCCAGGAAGGCGTCGACAAGCAGCAGCGCGAGTTCCTGCTGCGCCGCCAGCTCGAAGCCGTACGCAAGGAGCTGCGCGAGCTCAACGGCGAGTCCTCGGACGTGGACGAGTCCGACGACTACCGGGCCCGTGTCGAGGCCGCCGACCTCCCGGAGAAGGTCCGCGAGGCCGCGCTCAAGGAGGTCGAGAAGCTGGAGCGGTCCAGCGACCAGTCGCCCGAGGGCTCCTGGATCCGCACCTGGCTCGACACCGTCCTCGAACTGCCGTGGAACGAACGCACCGAGGACGCGTACGACATCCAGGGCGCCAACGCGGTCCTCGACGCCGAGCACGCCGGTCTGGAGGACGTGAAGGAGCGGATCACCGAGTACCTCGCGGTGCGCAAGCGCCGTGCCGACCGCGGACTGGGCGTCGTGGGCGGCCGTCGCGGCGGTGCCGTGCTCGCGCTCGTCGGCCCGCCCGGAGTCGGCAAGACATCGCTCGGCGAGTCCGTGGCGCACGCCATGGGCCGCAAGTTCGTCCGCGTCGCCCTCGGCGGCGTACGGGACGAGGCCGAGATCCGCGGACACCGGCGTACGTACGTCGGCGCGCTGCCCGGCCGTATCGTCCGCGCCATCAAGGAGGCCGGGTCGCTGAACCCGGTGGTCCTGCTGGACGAGATCGACAAGGTGGGCTCCGACTTCCGCGGCGACCCGGCCGCGGCCCTGCTGGAGGTCCTGGACCCGGCGCAGAACCACACCTTCCGCGACCACTACCTGGAGGTCGAACTCGACCTGTCCGACGTCGTGTTCCTCGCGACGGCGAACGTCCTGGAGGCCATCCCGGAGGCCCTGCTCGACCGTATGGAGCTGGTCCGCCTCGACGGCTACACCGAGGACGAGAAGGTCGTCATCGCCCGTGACCACCTGCTTCCGCGCCAGCTGGAGCGGGCCGGCCTGGAGAAGGACGAGGTCACCCTCGACGAGAGCGCGCTGCGCAAGCTCGCGGGCGAATACACGCGGGAAGCGGGTGTACGCAACCTGGAGCGGGCCGTCGCACGACTGCTGCGCAAGGTCGCGGCCCAGCACGAACTGGGCGAGCGGGAGCTGCCGTTCACCGTCACCGACACCGATCTGCGGGCTCTCATCGGCCGGCCGCACCACGTGCCCGAGTCCGCCCAGGACCCGGCCGAGCGCCGTACGGCGGTGCCGGGCGTGGCCACGGGCCTCGCGGTCACCGGCGCGGGCGGCGACGTCCTTTACGTGGAGGCGTCGCTGGCCGACCCGGAGACGGGCGCGGCAGGCCTGACCCTGACGGGCCAGCTCGGCGACGTGATGAAGGAGTCGGCGCAGATCGCGCTGAGCTTCCTCCGCTCCCACGGCGCCGAACTGGAGCTGCCGGTGGGCGACCTGAAGGACCGGGGCGTGCACATCCACTTCCCGGCGGGCGCGGTGCCGAAGGACGGCCCGAGCGCGGGCGTCACGATGACGACGGCGCTGGCCTCGCTCCTGTCCGGCCGCCCGGTCCGTACGGACGTGGCCATGACCGGCGAGGTCTCGCTGACGGGCCGGGTCCTGCCCATCGGCGGCGTCAAGCAGAAGCTGCTCGCCGCACACCGGGCGGGCGTGACGACGGTCGTCATCCCGAAGCGCAACGAGCCCGACCTGGACGACGTCCCGGCCGAGGTCCTGGACAAGCTCGACGTCCACGCCGTCACGGACGTCCGCCAGGTCCTGGAACTGGCGCTGACACCGGCGACGAACGGTGCGACGCAGGAGCTTCCGGTCGCGGTGTGA
- a CDS encoding DUF6236 family protein, producing MLQRIGLYYPYINFRDERWLKTAALYWPQLARIVPARFPTTDSDTVRALAEELDFIVPVEPASSTLGVSSAFLDVIAAHAEDLRQRYGAAAGPHPRSPAYLHRDEVAAEVREALFDAGIAVPSRGTRFSEPGVVAGPLISSAAGVTFAVAGLARTATGERQALLASSPSAYLLSVEKGLETRSLMRRFFRQPSARGGGIT from the coding sequence GTGCTGCAGCGCATCGGGCTCTACTACCCGTACATCAACTTCAGAGACGAGCGGTGGCTGAAAACGGCCGCGCTCTACTGGCCTCAGCTGGCCCGGATCGTTCCGGCACGCTTCCCGACGACCGACTCCGACACCGTCCGCGCGCTCGCGGAAGAACTCGACTTCATCGTTCCGGTCGAGCCCGCCTCGTCCACGCTCGGAGTCTCGTCCGCCTTCCTGGACGTCATCGCGGCGCACGCGGAGGACCTGCGGCAACGGTACGGGGCCGCCGCGGGACCGCACCCGCGCAGCCCGGCCTACCTTCACCGGGACGAGGTCGCCGCGGAGGTGCGGGAGGCTCTGTTCGACGCCGGGATCGCCGTGCCCTCCCGGGGGACACGCTTCTCCGAGCCGGGCGTGGTCGCCGGCCCGCTGATCAGTTCGGCCGCCGGCGTCACCTTCGCCGTCGCCGGCCTGGCCCGGACGGCGACCGGCGAACGCCAGGCCCTGCTCGCCTCCTCGCCCTCCGCGTACCTGCTGTCCGTGGAGAAGGGCCTCGAGACAAGGTCCCTCATGCGCCGCTTCTTCCGCCAGCCCTCCGCCCGGGGCGGCGGCATCACCTGA
- a CDS encoding protein phosphatase 2C domain-containing protein gives MRTELASEPGDPDRPNEDFASVGLPASGQGGALVVLDGVTPPRGDYGCLHSVAWFASRLGGALTELSLSLRDLTLPEILSRAIRRVADAHAKSCDLSHPRTPQATVVLARWSADTVEYLVLSDSALLVESPTGEVTALLDDRLDRLPRASLATDAVADATVRNKEGGFFTAAADPSVASRAVTGVLPRADVRALAALTDGATRWVEKFREGDWPDLFALVRKEGPQAVIDRVRALERADTERVFLRRSKTHDDATVVYVEP, from the coding sequence ATGCGCACTGAACTCGCCTCGGAGCCCGGCGACCCGGACCGCCCCAATGAGGACTTCGCATCGGTCGGACTTCCGGCCTCAGGACAGGGAGGTGCCCTGGTCGTCCTCGACGGGGTGACACCCCCTCGGGGCGACTACGGCTGTCTGCATTCGGTCGCCTGGTTCGCCTCCCGGCTCGGCGGAGCCCTGACCGAACTGTCCCTTTCGCTCAGGGATTTGACGCTCCCGGAGATCCTCTCGCGGGCCATTCGCCGCGTGGCCGACGCCCATGCCAAATCCTGTGACCTTTCTCACCCACGCACGCCCCAGGCGACCGTGGTCCTCGCGCGGTGGTCCGCCGACACGGTCGAGTACCTGGTCCTGTCCGACTCGGCCCTGCTGGTGGAGTCCCCGACGGGCGAGGTCACAGCGCTCCTGGACGACCGCCTCGACCGCCTCCCCCGCGCCTCCCTCGCCACGGACGCCGTCGCCGACGCGACCGTCCGCAACAAGGAGGGCGGCTTCTTCACCGCGGCCGCCGACCCCTCGGTGGCCTCCCGCGCGGTGACGGGCGTCCTCCCCCGGGCGGATGTCCGCGCTCTCGCCGCCCTGACGGACGGCGCCACCCGCTGGGTGGAGAAGTTCCGCGAGGGCGACTGGCCGGATCTGTTCGCCCTCGTACGGAAGGAGGGCCCCCAGGCCGTCATCGATCGCGTACGGGCGCTGGAACGCGCCGACACGGAACGGGTGTTCCTGCGGCGGAGCAAGACACACGACGACGCGACGGTCGTGTACGTCGAGCCGTGA
- a CDS encoding response regulator transcription factor, whose amino-acid sequence MEQTHTSHNGTTATPGAQRRVLVVEDDPTILDAIAARLRAEGFLVQTAGDGPAAVDTAEAWQPDLLILDIMLPGFDGLEVCRRVQAQRPVPVLMLTARDDETDMLVGLGVGADDYMTKPFSMRELAARVHVLLRRVERAALAATTPRSGILRLGELEIDHAQRRVRVRSEDVHLTPTEFDLLVCLANTPRAVLSREQLLAEVWDWADASGTRTVDSHIKALRRKIGAERIRTVHGVGYALETPTP is encoded by the coding sequence ATGGAGCAGACACACACCTCCCACAACGGCACGACGGCGACCCCCGGCGCTCAACGCCGGGTGTTGGTGGTCGAGGACGACCCCACGATCCTCGACGCCATCGCGGCCCGCCTGCGTGCCGAGGGATTTCTGGTGCAGACCGCGGGCGACGGTCCGGCGGCCGTCGACACCGCCGAGGCCTGGCAGCCCGACCTGCTCATCCTCGACATCATGCTGCCGGGCTTCGACGGCCTGGAGGTCTGCCGTCGTGTGCAGGCCCAGCGCCCGGTGCCGGTGCTGATGCTCACCGCGCGCGACGACGAGACCGACATGCTGGTCGGGCTCGGTGTCGGCGCCGACGACTACATGACGAAGCCGTTCTCGATGCGTGAGCTGGCCGCGCGCGTGCACGTCCTGCTGCGCCGGGTGGAGCGCGCCGCGCTGGCCGCCACGACGCCGCGCAGCGGCATCCTGCGCCTCGGCGAGCTGGAGATCGACCACGCGCAGCGCCGGGTGCGGGTGCGGAGCGAGGACGTCCACCTCACGCCCACCGAGTTCGACCTCCTTGTCTGCCTGGCGAACACCCCGCGTGCCGTACTCTCGCGCGAGCAGCTGCTCGCCGAGGTGTGGGACTGGGCGGACGCCTCCGGCACCCGTACCGTGGACAGCCACATCAAGGCGCTGCGCCGGAAGATCGGCGCCGAGCGGATCCGTACGGTGCACGGCGTGGGCTACGCGCTGGAGACCCCGACGCCCTGA